From one Eleginops maclovinus isolate JMC-PN-2008 ecotype Puerto Natales chromosome 7, JC_Emac_rtc_rv5, whole genome shotgun sequence genomic stretch:
- the traf3ip1 gene encoding TRAF3-interacting protein 1 isoform X4 produces the protein MNAAVVKKTQDSLGKVIKKPPLTEKLLSKPPFRYLHDIFSEVIKSTGFMKGLYGDNEMKSDNVKDKDSKIDFLQKAIDVVMLVSGEPLAAKPARIVAGHEPEKTNEFLQAIAKCCINKLSSDDAVKRVLAGEKVDIKTKASTSRSQDKENREGRERHQDREEKKTITERSGSREQKDPDQPKEQDSRRRDGDKEQHRDRERSDKHQRSEQDHHAKDKSRDRERDKDKDKGRVKERDKDKDKDRERDKDKERERDRERGKDKERDKGREKTRDRDSRGDRERDKEKRRDRDKEQEERNRNGESGNSKARVSEEPQQKPSAEPSKPAKPVLVPAEAVEYQSDSPARIPRPSSAKGQRRRPKIGGQDGDALLAQRAAPLENGDAAAPSDMATSNRRIPRPSSARPAPPRVKKQESYSEVTPAERLSSAKTSAPVILDGKRESEDEEDEDEQFLVEEAIPPPPDAPDMDVGSAQDLDSEDKHGGLVKKILETKKDYEVSPSSPKAKEQNVVSEAARKKERDIVTREIERLRSSIQTVCRSTLPLGKIMDYIQEDMDAMQAELQTWRRENKEHAQALLQEQRATDRAVEPLRSELTELDQLIREQQDKICAVRSNILKNEEKIQKMVTGINFSSRS, from the exons ATGAATGCGGCAGTGGTTAAAAAGACCCAGGACTCGCTTGGCAAAGTGATTAAGAAGCCGCCTCTCACGGAGAAACTGCTAAGCAAGCCTCCGTTTCGATACCTGCACGACATCTTCAGTGAG GTCATCAAATCCACTGGTTTTATGAAAGGCCTGTATGGAGACAATGAAATGAAGTCAGATAATGTTAAG GATAAGGACTCAAAGATAGATTTCCTCCAGAAAGCGATAGATGTCGTGATGCTGGTGAGCGGCGAGCCCCTGGCAGCAAAGCCAGCGCGCATCGTGGCCGGCCATGAGCCAGAGAAAACCAATGAGTTTCTGCAGGCCATAGCCAAGTGCTGCATCAACAAG ttgtCCAGTGACGATGCAGTGAAGCGAGTGCTCGCTGGAGAAAAGGTGGACATAAAGACCAAAGCCAGCACCTCCAGGTCCCAGGACAAGGAGAACAGGGAGGGACGGGAACGCCATCAAGACAGAGAG GAGAAGAAAACGATCACAGAGCGCAGCGGAAGCCGGGAGCAGAAGGACCCGGACCAGCCCAAAGAGCAGGACAGCCGACGCAGAGACGGGGACAAAGAGCAGCACCGGGACAGGGAGCGCTCTGACAAACACCAACGCAGTGAGCAGGACCACCACGCCAAGGACAAGAGCCGGGACCGGGAGCGAGACAAGGATAAAGACAAAGGACGAGTCAAAGAAAGGGACAAGGACAAGGACAAGGATAGGGAGAGGGATAAGGATAAGGAAagggagagggacagagaaagaggaaaagacaaGGAGAGAGACAAAGGCAGAGAAAAGACGAGAGACAGGGATTCACGTGGGGACCGGGAACGAGACAAGGAGAAACgaagagacagagacaaggagcaggaagagaggaacagaaatgGGGAGAGTGGCAACAGCAAG gcCAGAGTATCAGAGGAACCACAGCAGAAACCCAGTGCTGAGCCTAGCAAACCAGCCAAACCTGTGCTAGTG CCTGCAGAAGCAGTTGAGTACCAG TCTGACAGTCCAGCTAGAATACCTCGGCCTTCATCTGCCAAAGGGCAGAGGCGGAGACCCAAAATCGGAGGTCAAG ATGGAGATGCTCTTTTAGCCCAGAGAGCTGCCCCCCTGGAAAATGGAGACGCTGCAGCACCATCAGACATGGCCACCAG TAACAGGAGAATACCTCGGCCCAGCAGTGCTCGCCCAGCCCCACCTCGAGTCAAGAAACAGGAGAGTTACTCTGAAGTGACCCCAGCTGAGAG GCTGTCCAGTGCCAAGACCTCAGCGCCAGTCATCCTGGATGGGAAGAGGGAGtctgaggatgaggaggatgaagatgagcAATTTCTCGTGGAGGAGGCGATCCCTCCGCCTCCAGATGCTCCTGATATGGACGTG GGCTCTGCACAAGACCTCGACAGTGAAGACAAACATG GTGGCCTTGTGAAAAAGATCCTTGAGACCAAAAAAGACTATGAAGTTTCCCCATCCTCCCCCAAAGCTAAAGAACAG AACGTGGTGTCCGAAGCGGCACGGAAGAAAGAGCGGGACATAGTGACGCGTGAGATCGAGCGGCTGCGCTCCTCCATTCAGACGGTGTGCCGCAGCACTCTGCCTCTGGGGAAGATCATGGACTACATTCAGGAGGACATGGACGCCATGCAGGCCGAACTGCAGACCTGGAGGCGGGAGAACAAAGAGCACGCACAGGCCCTGCTGCAGGAGCAGAG AGCGACAGACAGGGCAGTGGAGCCTCTTAGGTCAGAATTAACAGAGCTGGATCAGCTGATCAGAGAACAGCAGGACAAGATTTGTGCTGTAAGGTCCAACATACTAAAGAATGAAGAGAAGATTCAGAAGATGGTGACTGGAATCAACTTCTCCTCCAGAAGCTGA
- the agr1 gene encoding anterior gradient 1: MLRLVLFALFISVCASVGQQKKKKVKTESLARGWGVNINWVKNYEEGLLNAGVSLKPLMVIHHLLDCPHSKALKKAFAADKTIQKMAKEDFIMLNLQEETTDKNLAPDGYYVPRILFVDPSLTVRTNIKGRYSNLAYAYEPGDMKLLAENMRKAKRLMQHTEL; this comes from the exons ATGCTTCGTTTGGTCTTATTCGCTTTGTTCATAAGTGTCTGTGCCAGTGTTggacaacagaaaaaaaagaaagtgaagacTGAGTCATTAGCAAGAG GATGGGGTGTAAATATTAACTGGGTGAAGAATTATGAAGAGGGCCTGCTCAATGCAGGTGTAAG TCTAAAGCCTCTGATGGTCATCCATCATCTACTGGACTGCCCGCACAGTAAAG CACTGAAGAAGGCTTTTGCTGCTGATAAGACCATCCAGAAAATGGCCAAAGAGGATTTCATCATGCTCAACCTGCAG GAAGAGACCACGGACAAAAATTTGGCCCCTGATGGCTACTATGTCCCCAGGATCCTCTTTGTTG ATCCATCTCTGACAGTGCGCACAAACATTAAAGGAAGGTACAGCAACCTCGCCTATGCCTACGAGCCCGGAGACATGAAACTCT TGGCTGAAAACATGAGGAAAGCCAAAAGGTTGATGCAGCACACTGAACTCTAA
- the traf3ip1 gene encoding TRAF3-interacting protein 1 isoform X5, with protein MNAAVVKKTQDSLGKVIKKPPLTEKLLSKPPFRYLHDIFSEVIKSTGFMKGLYGDNEMKSDNVKDKDSKIDFLQKAIDVVMLVSGEPLAAKPARIVAGHEPEKTNEFLQAIAKCCINKLSSDDAVKRVLAGEKVDIKTKASTSRSQDKENREGRERHQDREEKKTITERSGSREQKDPDQPKEQDSRRRDGDKEQHRDRERSDKHQRSEQDHHAKDKSRDRERDKDKDKGRVKERDKDKDKDRERDKDKERERDRERGKDKERDKGREKTRDRDSRGDRERDKEKRRDRDKEQEERNRNGESGNSKPAEAVEYQSDSPARIPRPSSAKGQRRRPKIGGQDESDSEGDGDALLAQRAAPLENGDAAAPSDMATSNRRIPRPSSARPAPPRVKKQESYSEVTPAERLSSAKTSAPVILDGKRESEDEEDEDEQFLVEEAIPPPPDAPDMDVGSAQDLDSEDKHGGLVKKILETKKDYEVSPSSPKAKEQNVVSEAARKKERDIVTREIERLRSSIQTVCRSTLPLGKIMDYIQEDMDAMQAELQTWRRENKEHAQALLQEQRATDRAVEPLRSELTELDQLIREQQDKICAVRSNILKNEEKIQKMVTGINFSSRS; from the exons ATGAATGCGGCAGTGGTTAAAAAGACCCAGGACTCGCTTGGCAAAGTGATTAAGAAGCCGCCTCTCACGGAGAAACTGCTAAGCAAGCCTCCGTTTCGATACCTGCACGACATCTTCAGTGAG GTCATCAAATCCACTGGTTTTATGAAAGGCCTGTATGGAGACAATGAAATGAAGTCAGATAATGTTAAG GATAAGGACTCAAAGATAGATTTCCTCCAGAAAGCGATAGATGTCGTGATGCTGGTGAGCGGCGAGCCCCTGGCAGCAAAGCCAGCGCGCATCGTGGCCGGCCATGAGCCAGAGAAAACCAATGAGTTTCTGCAGGCCATAGCCAAGTGCTGCATCAACAAG ttgtCCAGTGACGATGCAGTGAAGCGAGTGCTCGCTGGAGAAAAGGTGGACATAAAGACCAAAGCCAGCACCTCCAGGTCCCAGGACAAGGAGAACAGGGAGGGACGGGAACGCCATCAAGACAGAGAG GAGAAGAAAACGATCACAGAGCGCAGCGGAAGCCGGGAGCAGAAGGACCCGGACCAGCCCAAAGAGCAGGACAGCCGACGCAGAGACGGGGACAAAGAGCAGCACCGGGACAGGGAGCGCTCTGACAAACACCAACGCAGTGAGCAGGACCACCACGCCAAGGACAAGAGCCGGGACCGGGAGCGAGACAAGGATAAAGACAAAGGACGAGTCAAAGAAAGGGACAAGGACAAGGACAAGGATAGGGAGAGGGATAAGGATAAGGAAagggagagggacagagaaagaggaaaagacaaGGAGAGAGACAAAGGCAGAGAAAAGACGAGAGACAGGGATTCACGTGGGGACCGGGAACGAGACAAGGAGAAACgaagagacagagacaaggagcaggaagagaggaacagaaatgGGGAGAGTGGCAACAGCAAG CCTGCAGAAGCAGTTGAGTACCAG TCTGACAGTCCAGCTAGAATACCTCGGCCTTCATCTGCCAAAGGGCAGAGGCGGAGACCCAAAATCGGAGGTCAAG ATGAATCTGACAGTGAAGGAG ATGGAGATGCTCTTTTAGCCCAGAGAGCTGCCCCCCTGGAAAATGGAGACGCTGCAGCACCATCAGACATGGCCACCAG TAACAGGAGAATACCTCGGCCCAGCAGTGCTCGCCCAGCCCCACCTCGAGTCAAGAAACAGGAGAGTTACTCTGAAGTGACCCCAGCTGAGAG GCTGTCCAGTGCCAAGACCTCAGCGCCAGTCATCCTGGATGGGAAGAGGGAGtctgaggatgaggaggatgaagatgagcAATTTCTCGTGGAGGAGGCGATCCCTCCGCCTCCAGATGCTCCTGATATGGACGTG GGCTCTGCACAAGACCTCGACAGTGAAGACAAACATG GTGGCCTTGTGAAAAAGATCCTTGAGACCAAAAAAGACTATGAAGTTTCCCCATCCTCCCCCAAAGCTAAAGAACAG AACGTGGTGTCCGAAGCGGCACGGAAGAAAGAGCGGGACATAGTGACGCGTGAGATCGAGCGGCTGCGCTCCTCCATTCAGACGGTGTGCCGCAGCACTCTGCCTCTGGGGAAGATCATGGACTACATTCAGGAGGACATGGACGCCATGCAGGCCGAACTGCAGACCTGGAGGCGGGAGAACAAAGAGCACGCACAGGCCCTGCTGCAGGAGCAGAG AGCGACAGACAGGGCAGTGGAGCCTCTTAGGTCAGAATTAACAGAGCTGGATCAGCTGATCAGAGAACAGCAGGACAAGATTTGTGCTGTAAGGTCCAACATACTAAAGAATGAAGAGAAGATTCAGAAGATGGTGACTGGAATCAACTTCTCCTCCAGAAGCTGA
- the traf3ip1 gene encoding TRAF3-interacting protein 1 isoform X2, translating into MNAAVVKKTQDSLGKVIKKPPLTEKLLSKPPFRYLHDIFSEVIKSTGFMKGLYGDNEMKSDNVKDKDSKIDFLQKAIDVVMLVSGEPLAAKPARIVAGHEPEKTNEFLQAIAKCCINKLSSDDAVKRVLAGEKVDIKTKASTSRSQDKENREGRERHQDREEKKTITERSGSREQKDPDQPKEQDSRRRDGDKEQHRDRERSDKHQRSEQDHHAKDKSRDRERDKDKDKGRVKERDKDKDKDRERDKDKERERDRERGKDKERDKGREKTRDRDSRGDRERDKEKRRDRDKEQEERNRNGESGNSKARVSEEPQQKPSAEPSKPAKPVLVDPKPDEYEEPAEAVEYQSDSPARIPRPSSAKGQRRRPKIGGQDGDALLAQRAAPLENGDAAAPSDMATSNRRIPRPSSARPAPPRVKKQESYSEVTPAERLSSAKTSAPVILDGKRESEDEEDEDEQFLVEEAIPPPPDAPDMDVGSAQDLDSEDKHGGLVKKILETKKDYEVSPSSPKAKEQNVVSEAARKKERDIVTREIERLRSSIQTVCRSTLPLGKIMDYIQEDMDAMQAELQTWRRENKEHAQALLQEQRATDRAVEPLRSELTELDQLIREQQDKICAVRSNILKNEEKIQKMVTGINFSSRS; encoded by the exons ATGAATGCGGCAGTGGTTAAAAAGACCCAGGACTCGCTTGGCAAAGTGATTAAGAAGCCGCCTCTCACGGAGAAACTGCTAAGCAAGCCTCCGTTTCGATACCTGCACGACATCTTCAGTGAG GTCATCAAATCCACTGGTTTTATGAAAGGCCTGTATGGAGACAATGAAATGAAGTCAGATAATGTTAAG GATAAGGACTCAAAGATAGATTTCCTCCAGAAAGCGATAGATGTCGTGATGCTGGTGAGCGGCGAGCCCCTGGCAGCAAAGCCAGCGCGCATCGTGGCCGGCCATGAGCCAGAGAAAACCAATGAGTTTCTGCAGGCCATAGCCAAGTGCTGCATCAACAAG ttgtCCAGTGACGATGCAGTGAAGCGAGTGCTCGCTGGAGAAAAGGTGGACATAAAGACCAAAGCCAGCACCTCCAGGTCCCAGGACAAGGAGAACAGGGAGGGACGGGAACGCCATCAAGACAGAGAG GAGAAGAAAACGATCACAGAGCGCAGCGGAAGCCGGGAGCAGAAGGACCCGGACCAGCCCAAAGAGCAGGACAGCCGACGCAGAGACGGGGACAAAGAGCAGCACCGGGACAGGGAGCGCTCTGACAAACACCAACGCAGTGAGCAGGACCACCACGCCAAGGACAAGAGCCGGGACCGGGAGCGAGACAAGGATAAAGACAAAGGACGAGTCAAAGAAAGGGACAAGGACAAGGACAAGGATAGGGAGAGGGATAAGGATAAGGAAagggagagggacagagaaagaggaaaagacaaGGAGAGAGACAAAGGCAGAGAAAAGACGAGAGACAGGGATTCACGTGGGGACCGGGAACGAGACAAGGAGAAACgaagagacagagacaaggagcaggaagagaggaacagaaatgGGGAGAGTGGCAACAGCAAG gcCAGAGTATCAGAGGAACCACAGCAGAAACCCAGTGCTGAGCCTAGCAAACCAGCCAAACCTGTGCTAGTG GATCCCAAACCAGATGAATATGAAGAG CCTGCAGAAGCAGTTGAGTACCAG TCTGACAGTCCAGCTAGAATACCTCGGCCTTCATCTGCCAAAGGGCAGAGGCGGAGACCCAAAATCGGAGGTCAAG ATGGAGATGCTCTTTTAGCCCAGAGAGCTGCCCCCCTGGAAAATGGAGACGCTGCAGCACCATCAGACATGGCCACCAG TAACAGGAGAATACCTCGGCCCAGCAGTGCTCGCCCAGCCCCACCTCGAGTCAAGAAACAGGAGAGTTACTCTGAAGTGACCCCAGCTGAGAG GCTGTCCAGTGCCAAGACCTCAGCGCCAGTCATCCTGGATGGGAAGAGGGAGtctgaggatgaggaggatgaagatgagcAATTTCTCGTGGAGGAGGCGATCCCTCCGCCTCCAGATGCTCCTGATATGGACGTG GGCTCTGCACAAGACCTCGACAGTGAAGACAAACATG GTGGCCTTGTGAAAAAGATCCTTGAGACCAAAAAAGACTATGAAGTTTCCCCATCCTCCCCCAAAGCTAAAGAACAG AACGTGGTGTCCGAAGCGGCACGGAAGAAAGAGCGGGACATAGTGACGCGTGAGATCGAGCGGCTGCGCTCCTCCATTCAGACGGTGTGCCGCAGCACTCTGCCTCTGGGGAAGATCATGGACTACATTCAGGAGGACATGGACGCCATGCAGGCCGAACTGCAGACCTGGAGGCGGGAGAACAAAGAGCACGCACAGGCCCTGCTGCAGGAGCAGAG AGCGACAGACAGGGCAGTGGAGCCTCTTAGGTCAGAATTAACAGAGCTGGATCAGCTGATCAGAGAACAGCAGGACAAGATTTGTGCTGTAAGGTCCAACATACTAAAGAATGAAGAGAAGATTCAGAAGATGGTGACTGGAATCAACTTCTCCTCCAGAAGCTGA
- the traf3ip1 gene encoding TRAF3-interacting protein 1 isoform X1, protein MNAAVVKKTQDSLGKVIKKPPLTEKLLSKPPFRYLHDIFSEVIKSTGFMKGLYGDNEMKSDNVKDKDSKIDFLQKAIDVVMLVSGEPLAAKPARIVAGHEPEKTNEFLQAIAKCCINKLSSDDAVKRVLAGEKVDIKTKASTSRSQDKENREGRERHQDREEKKTITERSGSREQKDPDQPKEQDSRRRDGDKEQHRDRERSDKHQRSEQDHHAKDKSRDRERDKDKDKGRVKERDKDKDKDRERDKDKERERDRERGKDKERDKGREKTRDRDSRGDRERDKEKRRDRDKEQEERNRNGESGNSKARVSEEPQQKPSAEPSKPAKPVLVDPKPDEYEEPAEAVEYQSDSPARIPRPSSAKGQRRRPKIGGQDESDSEGDGDALLAQRAAPLENGDAAAPSDMATSNRRIPRPSSARPAPPRVKKQESYSEVTPAERLSSAKTSAPVILDGKRESEDEEDEDEQFLVEEAIPPPPDAPDMDVGSAQDLDSEDKHGGLVKKILETKKDYEVSPSSPKAKEQNVVSEAARKKERDIVTREIERLRSSIQTVCRSTLPLGKIMDYIQEDMDAMQAELQTWRRENKEHAQALLQEQRATDRAVEPLRSELTELDQLIREQQDKICAVRSNILKNEEKIQKMVTGINFSSRS, encoded by the exons ATGAATGCGGCAGTGGTTAAAAAGACCCAGGACTCGCTTGGCAAAGTGATTAAGAAGCCGCCTCTCACGGAGAAACTGCTAAGCAAGCCTCCGTTTCGATACCTGCACGACATCTTCAGTGAG GTCATCAAATCCACTGGTTTTATGAAAGGCCTGTATGGAGACAATGAAATGAAGTCAGATAATGTTAAG GATAAGGACTCAAAGATAGATTTCCTCCAGAAAGCGATAGATGTCGTGATGCTGGTGAGCGGCGAGCCCCTGGCAGCAAAGCCAGCGCGCATCGTGGCCGGCCATGAGCCAGAGAAAACCAATGAGTTTCTGCAGGCCATAGCCAAGTGCTGCATCAACAAG ttgtCCAGTGACGATGCAGTGAAGCGAGTGCTCGCTGGAGAAAAGGTGGACATAAAGACCAAAGCCAGCACCTCCAGGTCCCAGGACAAGGAGAACAGGGAGGGACGGGAACGCCATCAAGACAGAGAG GAGAAGAAAACGATCACAGAGCGCAGCGGAAGCCGGGAGCAGAAGGACCCGGACCAGCCCAAAGAGCAGGACAGCCGACGCAGAGACGGGGACAAAGAGCAGCACCGGGACAGGGAGCGCTCTGACAAACACCAACGCAGTGAGCAGGACCACCACGCCAAGGACAAGAGCCGGGACCGGGAGCGAGACAAGGATAAAGACAAAGGACGAGTCAAAGAAAGGGACAAGGACAAGGACAAGGATAGGGAGAGGGATAAGGATAAGGAAagggagagggacagagaaagaggaaaagacaaGGAGAGAGACAAAGGCAGAGAAAAGACGAGAGACAGGGATTCACGTGGGGACCGGGAACGAGACAAGGAGAAACgaagagacagagacaaggagcaggaagagaggaacagaaatgGGGAGAGTGGCAACAGCAAG gcCAGAGTATCAGAGGAACCACAGCAGAAACCCAGTGCTGAGCCTAGCAAACCAGCCAAACCTGTGCTAGTG GATCCCAAACCAGATGAATATGAAGAG CCTGCAGAAGCAGTTGAGTACCAG TCTGACAGTCCAGCTAGAATACCTCGGCCTTCATCTGCCAAAGGGCAGAGGCGGAGACCCAAAATCGGAGGTCAAG ATGAATCTGACAGTGAAGGAG ATGGAGATGCTCTTTTAGCCCAGAGAGCTGCCCCCCTGGAAAATGGAGACGCTGCAGCACCATCAGACATGGCCACCAG TAACAGGAGAATACCTCGGCCCAGCAGTGCTCGCCCAGCCCCACCTCGAGTCAAGAAACAGGAGAGTTACTCTGAAGTGACCCCAGCTGAGAG GCTGTCCAGTGCCAAGACCTCAGCGCCAGTCATCCTGGATGGGAAGAGGGAGtctgaggatgaggaggatgaagatgagcAATTTCTCGTGGAGGAGGCGATCCCTCCGCCTCCAGATGCTCCTGATATGGACGTG GGCTCTGCACAAGACCTCGACAGTGAAGACAAACATG GTGGCCTTGTGAAAAAGATCCTTGAGACCAAAAAAGACTATGAAGTTTCCCCATCCTCCCCCAAAGCTAAAGAACAG AACGTGGTGTCCGAAGCGGCACGGAAGAAAGAGCGGGACATAGTGACGCGTGAGATCGAGCGGCTGCGCTCCTCCATTCAGACGGTGTGCCGCAGCACTCTGCCTCTGGGGAAGATCATGGACTACATTCAGGAGGACATGGACGCCATGCAGGCCGAACTGCAGACCTGGAGGCGGGAGAACAAAGAGCACGCACAGGCCCTGCTGCAGGAGCAGAG AGCGACAGACAGGGCAGTGGAGCCTCTTAGGTCAGAATTAACAGAGCTGGATCAGCTGATCAGAGAACAGCAGGACAAGATTTGTGCTGTAAGGTCCAACATACTAAAGAATGAAGAGAAGATTCAGAAGATGGTGACTGGAATCAACTTCTCCTCCAGAAGCTGA
- the traf3ip1 gene encoding TRAF3-interacting protein 1 isoform X3, with amino-acid sequence MNAAVVKKTQDSLGKVIKKPPLTEKLLSKPPFRYLHDIFSEVIKSTGFMKGLYGDNEMKSDNVKDKDSKIDFLQKAIDVVMLVSGEPLAAKPARIVAGHEPEKTNEFLQAIAKCCINKLSSDDAVKRVLAGEKVDIKTKASTSRSQDKENREGRERHQDREEKKTITERSGSREQKDPDQPKEQDSRRRDGDKEQHRDRERSDKHQRSEQDHHAKDKSRDRERDKDKDKGRVKERDKDKDKDRERDKDKERERDRERGKDKERDKGREKTRDRDSRGDRERDKEKRRDRDKEQEERNRNGESGNSKARVSEEPQQKPSAEPSKPAKPVLVPAEAVEYQSDSPARIPRPSSAKGQRRRPKIGGQDESDSEGDGDALLAQRAAPLENGDAAAPSDMATSNRRIPRPSSARPAPPRVKKQESYSEVTPAERLSSAKTSAPVILDGKRESEDEEDEDEQFLVEEAIPPPPDAPDMDVGSAQDLDSEDKHGGLVKKILETKKDYEVSPSSPKAKEQNVVSEAARKKERDIVTREIERLRSSIQTVCRSTLPLGKIMDYIQEDMDAMQAELQTWRRENKEHAQALLQEQRATDRAVEPLRSELTELDQLIREQQDKICAVRSNILKNEEKIQKMVTGINFSSRS; translated from the exons ATGAATGCGGCAGTGGTTAAAAAGACCCAGGACTCGCTTGGCAAAGTGATTAAGAAGCCGCCTCTCACGGAGAAACTGCTAAGCAAGCCTCCGTTTCGATACCTGCACGACATCTTCAGTGAG GTCATCAAATCCACTGGTTTTATGAAAGGCCTGTATGGAGACAATGAAATGAAGTCAGATAATGTTAAG GATAAGGACTCAAAGATAGATTTCCTCCAGAAAGCGATAGATGTCGTGATGCTGGTGAGCGGCGAGCCCCTGGCAGCAAAGCCAGCGCGCATCGTGGCCGGCCATGAGCCAGAGAAAACCAATGAGTTTCTGCAGGCCATAGCCAAGTGCTGCATCAACAAG ttgtCCAGTGACGATGCAGTGAAGCGAGTGCTCGCTGGAGAAAAGGTGGACATAAAGACCAAAGCCAGCACCTCCAGGTCCCAGGACAAGGAGAACAGGGAGGGACGGGAACGCCATCAAGACAGAGAG GAGAAGAAAACGATCACAGAGCGCAGCGGAAGCCGGGAGCAGAAGGACCCGGACCAGCCCAAAGAGCAGGACAGCCGACGCAGAGACGGGGACAAAGAGCAGCACCGGGACAGGGAGCGCTCTGACAAACACCAACGCAGTGAGCAGGACCACCACGCCAAGGACAAGAGCCGGGACCGGGAGCGAGACAAGGATAAAGACAAAGGACGAGTCAAAGAAAGGGACAAGGACAAGGACAAGGATAGGGAGAGGGATAAGGATAAGGAAagggagagggacagagaaagaggaaaagacaaGGAGAGAGACAAAGGCAGAGAAAAGACGAGAGACAGGGATTCACGTGGGGACCGGGAACGAGACAAGGAGAAACgaagagacagagacaaggagcaggaagagaggaacagaaatgGGGAGAGTGGCAACAGCAAG gcCAGAGTATCAGAGGAACCACAGCAGAAACCCAGTGCTGAGCCTAGCAAACCAGCCAAACCTGTGCTAGTG CCTGCAGAAGCAGTTGAGTACCAG TCTGACAGTCCAGCTAGAATACCTCGGCCTTCATCTGCCAAAGGGCAGAGGCGGAGACCCAAAATCGGAGGTCAAG ATGAATCTGACAGTGAAGGAG ATGGAGATGCTCTTTTAGCCCAGAGAGCTGCCCCCCTGGAAAATGGAGACGCTGCAGCACCATCAGACATGGCCACCAG TAACAGGAGAATACCTCGGCCCAGCAGTGCTCGCCCAGCCCCACCTCGAGTCAAGAAACAGGAGAGTTACTCTGAAGTGACCCCAGCTGAGAG GCTGTCCAGTGCCAAGACCTCAGCGCCAGTCATCCTGGATGGGAAGAGGGAGtctgaggatgaggaggatgaagatgagcAATTTCTCGTGGAGGAGGCGATCCCTCCGCCTCCAGATGCTCCTGATATGGACGTG GGCTCTGCACAAGACCTCGACAGTGAAGACAAACATG GTGGCCTTGTGAAAAAGATCCTTGAGACCAAAAAAGACTATGAAGTTTCCCCATCCTCCCCCAAAGCTAAAGAACAG AACGTGGTGTCCGAAGCGGCACGGAAGAAAGAGCGGGACATAGTGACGCGTGAGATCGAGCGGCTGCGCTCCTCCATTCAGACGGTGTGCCGCAGCACTCTGCCTCTGGGGAAGATCATGGACTACATTCAGGAGGACATGGACGCCATGCAGGCCGAACTGCAGACCTGGAGGCGGGAGAACAAAGAGCACGCACAGGCCCTGCTGCAGGAGCAGAG AGCGACAGACAGGGCAGTGGAGCCTCTTAGGTCAGAATTAACAGAGCTGGATCAGCTGATCAGAGAACAGCAGGACAAGATTTGTGCTGTAAGGTCCAACATACTAAAGAATGAAGAGAAGATTCAGAAGATGGTGACTGGAATCAACTTCTCCTCCAGAAGCTGA